The proteins below are encoded in one region of Micromonospora yangpuensis:
- the mads8 gene encoding methylation-associated defense system ATP-binding protein MAD8 has translation MSTGLREVTDTDLDEALERVLVPRFAALLAARGPGHCVRVTDLGAPLAAQLCRRLRGAAGAAAQVHVLGQPPQVPDDVAISGTKLVELRNPDADDRQRPPLLVFIPPGTHASAEDSFGVATFEQSEPGDVYQELATRLQTALPDGLRTAISELFGVLDEQATEAYGVVAGPLQRARFLLTVEHNDRDRQAVGGALFELGLIPDFELFADPAQVRTRATRNARTIQALNRADRSVRQRVVDLRLTDAAFRAKVAEFLADVGQDTSPEWTRRIVVDRANWGLSFHRWPLPEDRVASAVRITIDELPLPRAGGRAEHRDHPVLGSITGQAYLPGGASGQNQLSVVFGVTPDARQVRGLTSFSVQLMSEESGPTGIHTTVKVGTNRREAYKAVLKRLRSARLDHGWHYIRVTPMDSTGVPLPVETSQPASRRDQPESELPPSHPDNESDRFYVVAENDLDEPPNQPNNRRTAGVTQELLRLAFEASADGRDWQEVSCQQTSWKDQARTIVEADFGGHGTAQVALAPILAELERQILAEPTRLAGRQLSTAAGQSPRLVEVEHQHPPLAASERLDTFLATRAAVLTAISGDDGMVVAGRDLSRIDTAVLAYAEAYTELLYGSLHSTGRIADTELTRQLTTLLQIDTVVVEHQDIRGNLHQLTLVAPTHPLRLLWMVTWARLGRHWLAEASSVAPLVHAGDKDRVRAAAERLFALAPTGFPLTAVGTDRRLSAATVDFATHWGVYLPAETGDPRTLLADVASALGVPDSPSAALTVTARQLADRIERYVRMHPYVATLVLCVVNPGRAEQLADTLIELERRKNLRHLSYDLRLFAADPQQTGTGVALAQLLSGEWSTTAEAETFCTPTSAGLAPKLAVAVLPLDDFRSATSRHTAHLTLLFDAFSGEDLGVGPARPDSTAPLHGLVQELTVDYVDTTDGIVAWHKQPRHGPGRDIPGSEEYSDLLTALPQAISVATATVATGEAGTGLVPRITLNLTAADASLLHQAHRCSDWVITVDRTLGVEYFDSPGSSRRPDYIIDFASTRPDGLGHQLVVSSRSVDELRSLLRPMLDQHGFQVDRRHAGTFFDQLRLLSGRLAFKIASTAPNQRTEVLGLALARLYLEHQAVLGNQILVPLDSHLELYRDARRRADEVAESVGLRRTDLALFSLDAQRRAITCRLVEVKCHSTLTSIADLQKVRNEITEQLSRSRDVLAEGFDPAYYQPDRPDRASRNAELAALLRFYLGRAIRHGIVDGASEIAEEAHWMLDHLDWGYQLSFTQTGLIFDLRGSGTDQDDEGEVEFHRVGRDVISEILGGIATDPVLAAASPTDTHSEGTFGTRQSTVARLPQAAFRAPARDHVVPQGRPPSDRDPETPNDRDDAITDATPIGPKPVESTEPAELLESTDRSEQPVPDPPAPSVQPDIYIGAVGPSPQYGIIGEYGGRHIALDLNETHTISLFGVQGAGKSYTLGTIIEAASLATPPANRLPQPLATIIFHYSPILSYVPEFTSLVAPNSDATQVQSLRDRYGVAPAGLDDVLMLVPEDQLEQRRNEYPGIELRALKFSSTELRAAHWRFLMGAVGNQSTYIRQLGRIMKAHRNNLSIDALRAGVDQSSLSDPIKQLAHQRLDLAADYIDDTARIQDLVRPGRVIIVDLRDELIEKNEALGLFVVLMELFSEATTAGRRFNKLVVFDEAHKFIDSPDLAAGLIESVREMRHKGMSILVASQEPASVPIALIELSNQLILHRFTSPAWLKHLQKANAALAELTPAKMAALGRGEAYIWSGKATDPAFSRSAVKAHIRPRITEHGGSTKTAVAADSGLTQRISP, from the coding sequence ATGAGCACCGGACTGCGCGAAGTCACCGACACCGACCTCGACGAAGCCCTCGAACGGGTCCTGGTGCCCCGGTTCGCCGCGCTGCTCGCCGCCCGCGGACCGGGGCACTGTGTCCGGGTGACCGACCTCGGCGCGCCGCTGGCCGCCCAGCTGTGTCGCCGGCTACGCGGCGCGGCCGGTGCCGCCGCCCAGGTCCACGTCCTCGGACAGCCACCCCAGGTGCCCGACGATGTGGCGATCAGCGGCACCAAGCTTGTCGAGCTGCGCAACCCCGACGCCGATGACCGCCAGCGCCCACCGCTGCTCGTGTTCATTCCACCCGGCACACACGCCAGCGCCGAAGACTCCTTCGGGGTCGCCACCTTCGAGCAAAGTGAACCCGGCGACGTTTACCAGGAGCTCGCCACCCGCCTGCAGACCGCCCTACCCGACGGGCTGCGCACGGCGATCAGCGAACTATTCGGCGTGCTCGACGAGCAGGCAACCGAGGCGTACGGGGTCGTCGCCGGCCCGCTACAGCGGGCCCGGTTCCTGCTCACCGTCGAACACAATGACCGGGACCGGCAGGCCGTCGGGGGCGCGCTGTTCGAGCTCGGGCTCATCCCCGACTTCGAGCTGTTCGCCGACCCCGCCCAGGTGCGCACCCGGGCGACCCGCAACGCCCGGACCATCCAGGCGCTGAACCGCGCCGACCGCTCGGTCCGGCAACGCGTCGTTGACCTGCGGCTCACCGACGCCGCGTTCCGCGCCAAGGTGGCCGAATTCCTGGCCGACGTCGGCCAGGACACCTCCCCGGAGTGGACCCGCCGGATCGTCGTCGACCGCGCCAACTGGGGGCTGTCGTTCCACCGCTGGCCGCTGCCGGAGGACCGGGTCGCATCGGCCGTACGCATCACCATCGACGAGCTGCCCCTGCCGCGGGCCGGCGGGCGAGCTGAGCACCGCGACCACCCGGTCCTGGGCAGCATCACCGGCCAGGCTTACCTGCCAGGCGGCGCATCCGGCCAAAACCAGCTGTCGGTGGTCTTCGGGGTGACCCCGGACGCCCGACAGGTCCGTGGCCTGACCAGTTTCTCCGTCCAGCTGATGTCCGAGGAGTCCGGCCCGACCGGGATACACACCACCGTCAAGGTCGGCACCAACCGACGGGAGGCGTACAAGGCGGTCCTGAAGCGGCTGCGCTCTGCCCGGCTCGACCACGGCTGGCACTACATCAGGGTCACGCCGATGGACAGCACGGGCGTGCCGCTTCCGGTCGAGACCTCCCAGCCGGCAAGCCGCCGCGACCAGCCGGAATCCGAGCTTCCGCCCAGCCACCCTGACAACGAGAGTGACCGGTTCTACGTGGTCGCGGAAAACGACCTCGACGAGCCGCCCAACCAACCCAACAACCGCCGGACCGCCGGAGTGACCCAGGAGCTGCTCCGGCTGGCGTTCGAGGCGTCGGCGGACGGGCGGGACTGGCAGGAGGTCAGCTGCCAGCAGACGTCATGGAAGGATCAGGCCCGCACCATCGTCGAGGCCGATTTCGGCGGGCATGGCACCGCGCAGGTGGCGCTCGCTCCTATCCTCGCCGAGCTGGAACGGCAGATCCTGGCCGAGCCCACCCGGCTCGCCGGCCGTCAGTTGAGCACAGCGGCCGGGCAATCGCCGCGCCTTGTCGAGGTCGAGCATCAGCACCCACCGTTGGCTGCCTCCGAACGGCTCGACACGTTCCTCGCCACCCGGGCCGCCGTCCTGACCGCGATCAGTGGCGACGATGGCATGGTCGTTGCCGGCCGTGATCTGAGCCGGATCGACACCGCCGTACTCGCCTACGCGGAGGCATACACCGAGCTGCTCTACGGATCGCTGCACAGCACCGGGCGGATCGCTGACACCGAGCTGACGCGGCAACTGACGACGTTGTTGCAGATCGACACCGTCGTGGTGGAGCACCAGGACATCCGGGGCAACCTGCACCAGCTCACCCTGGTCGCCCCCACCCACCCACTGCGTCTGCTGTGGATGGTCACCTGGGCCCGGCTTGGGCGGCACTGGCTCGCGGAAGCCTCGTCCGTCGCCCCGCTCGTTCACGCGGGTGACAAGGACCGGGTACGGGCGGCGGCCGAGCGGTTGTTCGCCCTGGCACCGACCGGTTTCCCGCTGACCGCCGTCGGCACCGACCGCCGGCTCAGCGCCGCTACCGTCGATTTCGCCACCCACTGGGGGGTCTACCTGCCGGCGGAAACGGGCGACCCGCGGACCCTGTTGGCCGACGTGGCATCGGCGCTCGGCGTGCCGGACAGTCCGAGCGCGGCCCTGACGGTCACCGCCCGACAACTCGCTGACCGGATCGAGCGCTACGTCCGGATGCACCCCTACGTCGCCACCCTGGTCCTGTGCGTGGTCAACCCGGGGCGCGCGGAGCAGCTGGCGGACACCCTCATCGAGCTGGAACGCCGCAAGAACCTTCGGCATCTCTCGTACGACCTGCGACTGTTCGCGGCAGACCCGCAGCAGACCGGCACCGGTGTGGCGCTCGCTCAACTGCTCAGCGGCGAGTGGAGCACCACCGCCGAGGCGGAGACGTTCTGCACACCGACAAGCGCCGGGTTGGCGCCCAAGCTCGCCGTCGCGGTGCTGCCGCTCGACGACTTCCGCTCGGCGACAAGCCGGCACACGGCACACCTCACGCTGCTTTTCGATGCCTTCAGCGGCGAAGATCTCGGTGTCGGTCCGGCCCGCCCCGACTCGACAGCACCCCTGCACGGGCTGGTCCAGGAGTTGACCGTCGACTACGTCGACACCACCGACGGCATCGTGGCCTGGCACAAGCAGCCCCGGCACGGCCCTGGCCGGGACATTCCAGGGTCCGAGGAATACTCCGACCTGCTCACCGCACTTCCCCAGGCGATCTCGGTCGCCACAGCGACGGTGGCCACCGGCGAAGCAGGAACCGGGCTGGTGCCACGGATAACGCTGAACCTGACCGCCGCCGACGCCAGCCTGCTACACCAGGCACACCGCTGCAGCGACTGGGTCATCACCGTGGACCGGACCTTGGGCGTCGAGTACTTCGACAGCCCGGGAAGTTCCCGCCGCCCCGACTACATCATCGACTTCGCCAGCACCCGACCAGACGGCCTCGGCCACCAACTGGTGGTCAGCTCCAGGTCTGTCGACGAGCTGCGCTCCTTGCTGCGTCCAATGCTGGATCAGCACGGATTCCAGGTCGACCGCAGACACGCTGGAACCTTCTTCGACCAGCTTCGGCTACTGTCCGGCAGGCTGGCCTTCAAGATCGCGTCCACCGCACCGAACCAGCGGACCGAAGTCCTGGGCTTGGCGCTCGCCCGGCTCTACCTGGAGCACCAGGCAGTCCTGGGCAACCAGATCCTCGTCCCCCTCGACTCCCACTTGGAGCTATACCGCGACGCTCGCCGCAGAGCCGACGAGGTCGCCGAAAGCGTCGGACTTCGACGCACCGACCTTGCCCTCTTCAGTCTCGACGCGCAGCGACGCGCCATCACCTGCCGGCTCGTCGAAGTGAAGTGTCACAGCACGCTGACCAGCATCGCGGACCTGCAGAAGGTCCGAAACGAGATCACCGAGCAGCTCAGCCGCAGCAGAGACGTGCTCGCCGAGGGCTTCGACCCCGCGTACTACCAGCCCGATCGTCCTGACCGGGCGAGCCGCAACGCAGAGCTCGCCGCGTTGTTGCGCTTCTATCTCGGCCGGGCGATCCGCCACGGCATCGTCGATGGTGCCAGTGAGATCGCGGAAGAAGCTCACTGGATGTTGGATCACCTCGACTGGGGATATCAGCTGAGCTTCACCCAGACCGGACTCATCTTCGACCTGCGGGGCAGCGGAACTGACCAAGACGACGAGGGCGAGGTCGAGTTTCACCGCGTCGGCCGCGACGTCATCAGCGAAATACTCGGCGGCATCGCCACCGATCCGGTTCTGGCGGCGGCTTCGCCGACCGACACCCACTCCGAGGGGACCTTCGGAACACGTCAGTCCACCGTCGCACGTCTGCCACAGGCCGCGTTCCGGGCACCTGCCCGCGACCATGTCGTGCCGCAGGGTCGGCCACCGAGCGACCGCGACCCCGAGACCCCAAACGACCGAGACGATGCGATCACCGATGCAACGCCAATTGGGCCGAAGCCGGTGGAATCCACCGAACCAGCGGAACTGCTGGAGTCGACAGATCGGTCAGAACAGCCGGTGCCCGACCCACCGGCTCCATCGGTTCAGCCTGACATCTACATCGGCGCAGTCGGTCCGTCCCCCCAGTACGGCATCATCGGCGAGTACGGCGGGCGGCATATCGCTCTCGACCTGAACGAGACCCACACCATCAGCCTGTTCGGCGTGCAGGGCGCTGGGAAGAGCTACACGCTGGGCACCATCATCGAAGCTGCTTCCCTCGCCACGCCACCGGCCAACCGGCTGCCGCAGCCGCTGGCCACCATCATCTTCCACTACAGTCCGATCCTGAGCTACGTACCTGAGTTCACCAGCCTGGTCGCCCCCAACTCCGACGCGACGCAGGTCCAAAGTCTGCGAGACCGCTACGGCGTAGCGCCGGCCGGGCTCGACGATGTGCTGATGCTGGTCCCCGAAGACCAACTGGAGCAACGCCGGAACGAATATCCCGGCATCGAGCTGCGGGCACTCAAGTTCAGCTCGACGGAGCTACGGGCCGCACACTGGCGTTTTCTCATGGGAGCTGTCGGCAACCAGTCCACCTACATCCGCCAACTCGGCCGGATCATGAAGGCGCACCGCAACAACCTGTCCATCGACGCTCTGCGCGCCGGGGTCGACCAATCGTCGTTGTCGGATCCCATCAAACAGCTTGCCCACCAGCGTCTGGACCTAGCCGCCGACTACATCGACGACACGGCCCGCATCCAGGACCTGGTCCGCCCCGGTCGGGTAATCATTGTGGATCTTCGAGACGAACTGATTGAGAAGAACGAGGCTCTCGGCCTGTTCGTCGTACTCATGGAGCTGTTCTCGGAAGCCACCACCGCCGGGCGTCGGTTCAACAAACTCGTCGTCTTCGACGAGGCACACAAGTTCATCGACAGCCCGGATCTCGCCGCCGGGCTGATCGAGAGCGTGCGAGAGATGCGACACAAGGGGATGAGCATCCTGGTGGCGAGCCAGGAACCAGCATCAGTGCCGATAGCCCTCATCGAGCTCTCCAACCAACTCATCTTGCACCGGTTCACCTCTCCAGCCTGGTTAAAGCATCTGCAGAAGGCCAACGCCGCTCTCGCCGAACTAACGCCGGCCAAGATGGCAGCGCTGGGACGAGGAGAGGCCTACATCTGGTCAGGCAAGGCGACCGACCCAGCCTTCAGCCGCAGCGCCGTCAAGGCACACATCCGGCCGCGGATCACCGAACACGGCGGCAGCACCAAGACCGCAGTCGCCGCCGACTCGGGACTGACCCAGAGAATCTCGCCATAA
- the mads7 gene encoding methylation-associated defense system protein MAD7, translating into MGLHKDDKEFRHPAVSYLDYKQLDMDRVLTALLPRLRWKGSPSVLVGSGADLSVDVFVEEITKHPDHFVGFDPEVTARWLETHLLDLVNRGKPGQAIAGLRPLHGFTYRFRVARRSRPYGADEQLYWMLHHGSTTRGTVLEQLKRFFFAGVDQRIGGVGDATEVDVETQTLINLCEAAKTKVTDREDRSRVRKIYPPLDTAAAELLTQDVTRLLYHRGVVPRSVLVDHLKILFAFHLARYHFRIMKTLPIWTTGDRVGFGGGFFLDVAGVPGTPAARLAETSAQAWYDRIPAFVQATFTVKKLDDFGWHLVKIGKLRKPADGMFLIEQLLSLLGPAHKADRGRFAEARLARVVEAASGEDNGLDPQIADLLQLKLDPFATYIEIITAYRIKFHRGYLTDCLDSLLLKHRPGAMLTQPRRGQRRFVLDSRLLEVLLQLALLRPDGAGALRTAAIRVDEFLAVLRDRYGLYIDELPPGDGFGQPSIIDHRALRENRAAFVARLREIGFYTDLSDAYLTQTITPRYRLGPDGAPR; encoded by the coding sequence GTGGGGCTACACAAGGACGACAAGGAGTTCCGCCACCCGGCGGTCAGCTACCTCGACTACAAACAGCTCGACATGGACCGGGTGCTCACCGCCTTGCTGCCCCGGCTGCGGTGGAAGGGCTCGCCGAGCGTGCTGGTCGGCTCGGGGGCGGATCTGAGCGTCGACGTCTTCGTCGAAGAGATCACCAAGCATCCTGATCACTTCGTCGGATTCGACCCGGAGGTCACCGCCCGCTGGCTGGAAACCCACCTGCTCGACCTGGTAAACCGGGGCAAACCTGGCCAGGCCATCGCCGGGCTGCGTCCGCTGCACGGCTTCACCTACCGCTTCCGAGTAGCGCGCCGATCCCGGCCATACGGTGCCGACGAACAGCTCTACTGGATGCTCCATCACGGCTCGACAACTCGTGGCACCGTGCTGGAGCAGCTGAAACGTTTCTTCTTCGCGGGGGTCGACCAACGGATCGGTGGCGTCGGTGACGCCACCGAGGTCGACGTCGAGACCCAGACCCTGATCAACCTCTGCGAGGCGGCCAAGACCAAGGTCACCGACCGGGAGGACCGCAGCCGGGTCCGCAAGATCTACCCACCGCTGGACACCGCCGCCGCCGAGCTACTCACCCAAGACGTCACCCGGCTGCTGTACCACCGGGGAGTCGTACCCCGATCGGTGCTGGTCGACCACCTGAAGATCCTGTTCGCCTTCCACCTGGCGCGGTACCACTTCCGGATCATGAAGACGTTGCCGATCTGGACAACCGGCGACCGCGTCGGATTCGGCGGCGGATTCTTCCTCGACGTCGCGGGAGTGCCCGGCACACCCGCCGCCCGGCTGGCCGAAACGAGCGCCCAGGCCTGGTACGACCGAATCCCGGCGTTCGTGCAGGCGACCTTCACCGTGAAGAAGCTCGACGACTTCGGCTGGCACCTGGTGAAGATCGGCAAGCTACGCAAGCCGGCCGATGGCATGTTCCTCATCGAGCAGCTGTTGTCGCTGCTGGGCCCGGCGCACAAGGCCGACCGGGGCCGGTTCGCCGAAGCCCGGTTGGCCCGGGTCGTGGAGGCGGCATCCGGCGAGGACAACGGCCTCGATCCGCAGATCGCCGACCTGCTGCAGCTGAAGCTCGACCCGTTCGCCACCTACATCGAGATCATCACCGCCTACCGGATCAAGTTCCACCGTGGCTACCTGACCGATTGCCTCGACAGCCTGCTGCTCAAACACCGTCCTGGCGCGATGCTCACCCAGCCGCGTCGCGGACAGCGCCGCTTCGTGCTCGACAGCCGACTACTCGAAGTGCTCCTCCAGTTGGCCCTGCTGCGGCCCGACGGCGCCGGGGCGCTGCGGACCGCTGCGATTCGAGTCGACGAATTCCTCGCGGTGCTGCGCGACCGGTATGGGTTATACATCGACGAGCTTCCGCCAGGGGACGGCTTTGGCCAGCCCAGCATCATCGACCACCGGGCGCTTCGGGAGAACCGGGCCGCGTTCGTCGCCCGGTTGCGGGAGATCGGTTTCTACACCGACCTCTCCGACGCCTACCTCACCCAGACCATCACCCCGCGTTATCGCCTCGGGCCCGACGGAGCGCCACGATGA
- the mads6 gene encoding methylation-associated defense system protein kinase MAD6, translated as MAEIVGGSTPANDGERRVIAHLRDNAPGDWFVLHNIEIPVRDTAYEVDLVVVTTRAVHLIDVKGTAGRIDVAGVRWYPQGRDSFASPVRKLRGHARALKGILERARPELSQVYVGHLVVLVGRDARLVDPSDRPDADAIDVVDLPSLIPALDDPARIRAGMIRDIRAQQATVLNALGSGVRRRTGPRHFGNWQVCERLGGDEEVTEYRARNATIVASETVLLRVYRADPFLPADQRAMQRHAIGNAYEVLTKMPPSPHIVGRRDFFPTDDEGQFVLVLDDVDGQPLTVHLTDPRQALSADVRLRIVADLLRGLTHAHTHRVLHRALTPASVLVTRDNRGVLTGFDYARPQGPRDHSVIDRLADALDPAYVAPECQRRAQAMSPASDVYAAGVIAYRLLTGELPFATTDDQIRRGSVLPPEVMTAAGLSPALAELLRRMCALAPSARPTTAEALRDLGWLIRPGNTKRAKAASTPTPPQPEFRDLPPGHQLTHKFTIRRRLGKPGSYGTAYQAYDRLAGLDRAVKIVHRDRDSVIERLRVEYQLLLRLPAHPSVVKVESADFLDGGEIPYLVFEYVDGQQVADLVSQRALGPADTVRLGIDVADGLTYLHDNGIYHCDIKPANLLRTDNGCKIIDFNVAVSDDSSLSRTGGTARYAPPDFAVGGPVTRADLIDRDVYALGLTLYEVLTGQWPFSDRAATIGRRPDDPRQVPGLGNLSERLVHTLLTAIAPLRSERYTSAQQLRDALRDLGDQVFEPVRPEPADPVLQPPTPSSAGSNPFVGHLQTLYSQSVWSNAGTRAGGNPAFDLYVTTALDDKLTPDVLAGAYRLVIITGNAGDGKTAFLERLLTVATKDGPRIPVRRANGADFETPTGLVLRTNHDGSQDESDKHNDDVLLDFFAPFAGADLAGVAGETRLIAINEGRLVDFLDTHRSTFPTLADQVLTGLHGRSEAPTAGADTSAAGPGAAESGVVVINLNRRSLLDDSDELNGAVFDRMLSRMTHPQRWEGCDGCVLVDKCYARHNAQTFAHPAIGPKITARLRMLYRLTELRGIAHITVRDVQSALAFMLTSGLDCADIHELYASDQLTEVLDGFYFNSWAGPVDGADRLLNLLTQVDIAAVADPGLDRRLDYVGPDAGRALMTVDQRGEYDLQLLQRLVGDLPRGTAMSSATGQAHRRYLAAARRRFYFECVDDERSRRMLPYRSASDFLNLLARPDDLPSRLPELIGALNRSEGLGDAARIADALALQVRSVPDGRIRSYRLFPAGQLSLRADGAPQSPYLEGGAQELVLGYRSAADQHAALRIRLDLFELLNRLRDGYLPGIAERQGLHLGLTIFKHELSAAPYQELLLTATGRELWRVLREPTGQIRMEPVAPREES; from the coding sequence GTGGCTGAGATCGTTGGTGGGTCCACCCCGGCCAACGACGGGGAACGCCGGGTCATCGCGCACCTGCGGGACAACGCTCCCGGCGACTGGTTCGTGCTGCACAACATCGAGATCCCGGTGCGCGACACCGCGTACGAAGTGGATCTGGTAGTGGTGACCACCCGGGCCGTACACCTGATCGACGTAAAGGGCACCGCCGGTCGGATCGACGTCGCTGGCGTCCGGTGGTATCCACAGGGCCGCGACTCGTTCGCCTCGCCGGTGCGCAAACTCCGGGGGCACGCCAGGGCCTTGAAAGGCATATTGGAGCGGGCCCGACCCGAGCTTTCCCAGGTCTACGTGGGCCACCTGGTGGTCCTGGTCGGTCGCGACGCCCGGCTGGTCGACCCCAGCGACCGCCCCGACGCCGACGCCATCGACGTCGTCGATTTGCCCAGCCTGATACCGGCCCTCGATGACCCGGCCCGGATCCGGGCCGGCATGATCCGCGACATCCGAGCCCAGCAGGCGACCGTCCTCAACGCCCTGGGCAGCGGTGTCCGCCGTCGCACCGGGCCCCGACACTTCGGCAACTGGCAGGTCTGCGAACGGCTCGGCGGGGACGAGGAGGTCACCGAGTACCGGGCCCGCAACGCCACCATCGTCGCCTCGGAGACCGTGCTGCTGCGGGTCTACCGGGCCGACCCGTTCCTGCCCGCCGATCAGCGGGCGATGCAGCGCCATGCGATCGGCAACGCGTACGAGGTCCTGACGAAGATGCCGCCGAGCCCGCACATCGTGGGCCGACGCGACTTCTTCCCCACCGACGACGAAGGACAGTTCGTCCTCGTCCTCGACGACGTCGACGGCCAACCGCTGACCGTGCACCTGACCGACCCACGGCAGGCGCTCAGCGCCGACGTGCGGCTGCGGATCGTCGCGGACCTGCTGCGTGGGCTCACCCACGCGCACACCCACCGGGTGCTGCACCGGGCGTTGACCCCGGCGTCGGTGCTGGTCACCCGGGACAACCGCGGCGTGCTCACCGGGTTCGACTACGCCCGGCCACAGGGGCCACGAGACCACTCGGTGATCGACCGGCTGGCCGACGCGCTCGACCCGGCCTACGTCGCCCCCGAATGCCAGCGGCGGGCCCAGGCGATGAGCCCAGCGTCCGACGTGTACGCCGCCGGGGTGATCGCGTACCGGCTACTCACCGGCGAGCTGCCATTCGCCACCACCGACGACCAGATCCGCCGGGGCAGCGTACTGCCGCCGGAGGTGATGACCGCTGCCGGACTCAGTCCGGCGCTGGCCGAGCTGCTGCGCCGGATGTGCGCGTTGGCGCCATCGGCGCGGCCCACCACCGCCGAGGCCCTGCGTGACCTGGGGTGGCTGATCCGACCGGGCAACACCAAGCGGGCCAAGGCTGCCTCCACGCCGACGCCGCCGCAGCCCGAATTCCGGGACCTGCCGCCAGGTCACCAGCTGACGCACAAGTTCACCATCCGCCGCCGGCTCGGCAAGCCGGGCTCCTACGGCACCGCCTACCAGGCGTACGACCGTCTTGCCGGCCTCGACCGGGCGGTGAAGATCGTGCACCGCGACCGAGATTCAGTGATCGAACGGCTGCGGGTCGAGTATCAACTGCTGCTGCGGCTGCCGGCACATCCCAGTGTGGTCAAGGTAGAGAGCGCCGACTTCCTCGACGGCGGCGAGATCCCGTACCTGGTCTTCGAATACGTCGACGGTCAGCAGGTCGCCGACCTGGTCAGTCAGCGGGCGCTGGGGCCGGCGGACACCGTGCGGCTCGGCATCGACGTCGCCGACGGGCTTACCTACCTGCACGACAACGGCATCTACCACTGTGACATCAAGCCCGCGAACCTGCTGAGGACCGACAACGGCTGCAAGATCATCGACTTCAACGTGGCGGTATCCGACGATTCCAGCCTGTCGCGCACCGGTGGCACCGCCCGCTACGCCCCGCCGGACTTCGCCGTCGGCGGGCCGGTCACCCGCGCCGACCTCATCGACCGGGACGTCTACGCGCTCGGGCTGACCCTCTACGAGGTGCTGACCGGTCAGTGGCCGTTCTCGGATCGCGCCGCCACCATCGGTCGGCGGCCCGATGACCCACGCCAGGTGCCAGGGCTCGGCAACCTCTCCGAACGACTCGTCCACACCCTGTTGACCGCCATCGCCCCACTGCGCAGCGAGCGGTACACCAGCGCCCAGCAGTTGCGCGACGCGCTGCGCGACCTCGGCGACCAGGTGTTCGAGCCGGTGCGACCGGAGCCCGCCGACCCGGTGCTCCAGCCGCCCACGCCGTCGTCGGCCGGCAGCAACCCGTTCGTCGGGCACCTGCAGACGCTCTACAGCCAAAGCGTCTGGAGCAACGCCGGCACCCGCGCCGGCGGCAACCCGGCGTTCGATCTCTACGTGACCACCGCGCTGGACGACAAGCTCACCCCCGACGTGTTGGCCGGCGCCTACCGGCTGGTGATCATCACTGGCAACGCTGGCGACGGCAAGACCGCGTTCCTGGAACGGCTGTTGACGGTCGCCACCAAGGACGGGCCGCGCATCCCCGTGCGGCGTGCCAACGGAGCGGACTTCGAGACCCCCACCGGCCTGGTCCTGCGGACCAACCATGACGGCAGCCAGGACGAGTCGGACAAGCACAACGACGATGTCCTGCTGGACTTCTTCGCGCCGTTCGCCGGTGCCGACCTGGCCGGGGTCGCCGGAGAAACCCGGCTGATCGCGATCAACGAAGGTCGGCTGGTCGACTTCCTCGACACCCACCGGTCGACGTTCCCGACCCTGGCCGACCAGGTGCTGACCGGTCTGCACGGCCGGTCCGAAGCGCCGACCGCCGGCGCTGACACGAGTGCCGCTGGTCCAGGTGCCGCTGAGTCAGGCGTCGTGGTCATCAACCTCAACCGCCGCAGCCTGCTGGACGACTCCGACGAGCTCAACGGTGCCGTCTTCGACCGGATGCTAAGCCGGATGACCCACCCCCAACGGTGGGAGGGGTGCGACGGGTGTGTGCTCGTCGACAAGTGCTACGCCCGGCACAACGCCCAAACCTTCGCGCACCCGGCGATCGGGCCGAAGATCACGGCACGGCTGCGGATGCTCTACCGCCTGACCGAGCTGCGCGGCATCGCGCACATCACCGTCCGCGACGTCCAGTCGGCGCTGGCCTTCATGCTCACCTCCGGTCTCGACTGCGCGGACATCCACGAGTTGTACGCCAGCGACCAGCTCACCGAGGTGCTCGACGGCTTCTACTTCAACAGTTGGGCCGGGCCGGTCGACGGCGCCGACCGACTACTGAACCTGTTGACCCAAGTCGATATCGCTGCGGTCGCCGATCCGGGCCTGGACCGCCGGCTCGACTACGTCGGCCCGGACGCCGGCCGCGCCCTGATGACGGTCGACCAGCGCGGTGAATACGACCTGCAGCTGCTGCAACGCCTGGTAGGCGATCTGCCACGTGGCACGGCAATGAGCTCAGCCACCGGCCAGGCGCACCGCCGCTACCTCGCCGCCGCCCGTCGCCGGTTCTACTTCGAGTGCGTCGACGACGAACGGTCACGACGGATGCTGCCGTACCGCTCGGCATCGGACTTCCTGAACCTGCTGGCCCGCCCGGACGACCTGCCGTCTCGGCTGCCAGAGCTCATCGGCGCGCTGAACCGCAGCGAAGGACTCGGCGACGCCGCCCGGATCGCCGACGCGTTGGCGTTGCAGGTCCGATCGGTGCCCGACGGCAGGATCCGCAGCTACCGGCTGTTCCCCGCCGGGCAGCTGTCGTTGCGCGCGGACGGTGCGCCGCAGTCGCCCTACCTGGAGGGTGGTGCCCAGGAGCTGGTGCTGGGCTACCGGAGCGCAGCCGACCAGCACGCCGCGCTGCGGATCCGGCTCGACCTGTTCGAGCTACTCAACCGGCTGCGGGACGGCTACCTGCCCGGCATCGCCGAACGCCAAGGGCTGCATCTCGGCCTGACCATCTTCAAGCACGAGCTGTCCGCCGCCCCGTACCAGGAACTGCTGCTCACCGCGACCGGGCGGGAGCTGTGGCGGGTGCTGCGGGAGCCAACTGGGCAGATCCGGATGGAGCCGGTGGCCCCACGGGAGGAGTCGTAG